The following proteins are encoded in a genomic region of Prionailurus viverrinus isolate Anna chromosome E3, UM_Priviv_1.0, whole genome shotgun sequence:
- the LOC125154206 gene encoding LOW QUALITY PROTEIN: lysine-rich coiled-coil protein 1-like (The sequence of the model RefSeq protein was modified relative to this genomic sequence to represent the inferred CDS: deleted 2 bases in 1 codon; substituted 1 base at 1 genomic stop codon), translated as MKHSKKTYDSFQDELEDYIKVQKARGLEPKTCFRKMREDCLETCGYKEEIDYRPRHRMFDHRLSSETVRTYPTSCSISPKVENQLPQWLPAHDSRLRLDSLSYCQFTRDCFSEKPGPLNLSQQGYNRRPYSVESGVYKRLSSENSASAHQTSHKQINQQGKRHPEEAREKAEEERPKHRRKKGCEEIDLDKHKNFQRNETQMETVRVSTEKLKNXKEKKGRDVASKKEECKRRKEKKEQGKERTEEEILWDQSILGF; from the exons ATGAAGcattcaaagaagacatatgacTCTTTTCAAGATGAACTTGAAGATTATATCAAAGTGCAGAAAGCCAGAGGCTTAGAGCCAAAGACTTGTTTCAGAAAGATGAGAGAGGACTGTTTGGAAACTTGTGGGTACAAAGAAGAGATTGATTACAGACCGAGGCATAGAATGTTTGATCACAGACTCTCATCTGAGACTGTCCGGACCTACCCGACATCATGCTCTATTTCACCCAAGGTGGAAAACCAGTTACCTCAGTGGCTACCAGCTCATGACAGCAGGCTAAGACTAGACTCTCTGAGCTACTGCCAGTTCACCAGGGACTGTTTCTCAGAAAAACCAGGACCCCTGAACCTTAGTCAGCAAGGGTATAACCGTCGCCCATACAGTGTGGAATCTGGAGTTTACAAGCGTCTCTCCTCAGAAAACAGTGCCAGCGCCCATCAAACCAGTCATAAACAGATA AATCAGCAGGGGAAAAGGCACCCAGAGGAAGCCAGAgaaaaagcagaggaggagcGGCCCAAGCATAGGAGGAAAAAAGGTTGTGAGGAAATAGATTTAGACAAACACAAGAActtccaaagaaatgaaacacaaatggAAACAGTCAGGGTCAGTACAGAAAAGCTTaagaattgaaaggagaaaaaaggccGAGATGTGGCCTCTAAGAAAGAGGAATGTAAgcgtagaaaagagaaaaaggaacaaggtaaagagaggacagaggaagaaattCTTTGGGACCAGTCTATCCTTGGATTTTGA